The sequence cccgggggggggggggcgggggggctctggcTCATACCTGGATGGCTCCGGTAGGCACCCGGCGAGTTGTCCAGGATGACGACACTCGACAGGTCGCTGTGCACCACCGCCAGGTCCTTAATGTAGCTGCCCAGCTCCAAAGTGCAGTGCTGGAGGGGGGACaggcaaggggggggggtgagtagCTGCAAAGCCCTGGGGTGCCCCCCAATGCCCCACACGCCTCCCACCCCGTAGCCGGGCCCCCGGGGCCGTGCTCAGAGAGGGGGAGCACCCCACCCAGCCGGTGAGACCCCAGcatccgggggggggagggaacgcAGGGGCACCCCAGCTGCCACCCAGCATGCAATTgaagccccacccccttctcGAGCTCCTGGTCCATCACCCACCAGCTCGTCTGTccaaagccccgcccccagccccctctaagctccgcccccagcccacctctctcccagcccctccaccctgATCCCCCTAAGCTCCCCAACCCTGCTTTCTctaagcccctcccccactctgctctccaaagccccgccccccactgcccccaagcctctcccctccttccccatcctactccccccctgccccacgccccgccccccactcaccTGCCGGTAATACCTTCTCTTGAGGATACTCCTGTTGTTGTCCAGCTTGTCCGCCACCGCGGAGCCGTAGATCTCCATGCTGGCCGTGAACACCACCAGCTCGTACCACTGGCTCACCTGGgcgtgggggggaagggagggagaggaaatcaGGGCGGGACGGAGacctccgcctcctcccggggggatggggggggactgCCAGCTAGTGACCCCCATGGGCCCCCGAGAGAGCAGGGTGAATGGCAGTGTCTTTGAGCACGCATGTATGGTCATGGAGGTCCAGTTCtagggagggcagtggggtctagtgcttagagccggggggggggctgggagccaggactcctgggttctctccccagctctgggaagggaatggggtctagtgattagagcggGGAGGgcctgggagcctggactcctggggtctctccccggctctgggaagggagtggggtctagtggttagagccgggggctgggagcctggactcctgggttctctccccggctctgggaagaCAGTGGGATCTGatggtt comes from Eretmochelys imbricata isolate rEreImb1 unplaced genomic scaffold, rEreImb1.hap1 Scaffold_40, whole genome shotgun sequence and encodes:
- the CTDNEP1 gene encoding CTD nuclear envelope phosphatase 1; this translates as MTIHACSKTLPFTLLSRGPMGVTSWQSPPIPPGGGGGLRPALISSPSLPPHAQVSQWYELVVFTASMEIYGSAVADKLDNNRSILKRRYYRQHCTLELGSYIKDLAVVHSDLSSVVILDNSPGAYRSHPDNAIPIKSWFSDPSDTALLNLLPMLDALRFTADVRSVLSRNLHQHRLW